The nucleotide window ATAAATTTCATTTGTGCTGTTAGAAGCGAACAGTACAATTTTCACTTTTAATTATTTTGAATAGTCTGTCTATAATACGAATACTACGAATTATACGCGAATACTACAAACTCTGCGAACCGAATAAAATTTGTTAAATAGTTCGCGGTATTCGCGAAAAATTCGTAGTATTCGTATTATGTTATATCTTTTTAATCTGCAAGAAATCCAATTCCACCGGGGTTTCGCGGCCGAACATATTGACCAGGACTTTGACGCGGCCTTTTTCTTCATCAATGCTGGTGATCTTGCCTTCCAGATTTTTGAAAGGCCCATCGATGATCTTGACCGGCGAATCCACCGAGAAATCAATCTTGAATTTCGGCTCTTCAATGCCCATCCGTTTCTGCAAAGATTTTATTTCTTCTTCGGAAACCGGGGTCGGGGTCGTGCCCGTGCCGATAAAACCGGTGACGTTCGGCGTATTGCGCACCACATACCAGGATTTATCAGTCACGATCATTTCCACCAGCACATAGCCGGGGTAAATTTTTTCTTCCACGACTTTGCGCTTGCCGTTCTTGATCTTGATCTTTTTTTCGGTCGGCACCAAAACATTGAAGATCTGGTCTTCCACGTCCATAGTTTCGATTCTTTGGCGCAGATTAGTGGAAACATTTTCCTCATAACCGGAAGAAGTGTGGAGCACGTACCAGCGGCGGCCTTGATTTAAAGTTTGTTTAGCCATATATAAATGAAATTAGAAATTGGAAATTTGAAATTGGCTTTTTGACGAAGTATGATGTTCAACCAATTTCTAATTTCTAATTTCAAATTTCTTGTATTTGCCATGACAAAATATGCCGATGGCGAGATAATAATTTATTTCAAGTT belongs to Patescibacteria group bacterium and includes:
- the nusG gene encoding transcription termination/antitermination protein NusG: MAKQTLNQGRRWYVLHTSSGYEENVSTNLRQRIETMDVEDQIFNVLVPTEKKIKIKNGKRKVVEEKIYPGYVLVEMIVTDKSWYVVRNTPNVTGFIGTGTTPTPVSEEEIKSLQKRMGIEEPKFKIDFSVDSPVKIIDGPFKNLEGKITSIDEEKGRVKVLVNMFGRETPVELDFLQIKKI